A stretch of Streptococcus chenjunshii DNA encodes these proteins:
- a CDS encoding MmcQ/YjbR family DNA-binding protein: MGKKAMREKLEAYAKQRYQVEAEELPFRREDYAVLRHTDTGKWFAVFIAKEYSAFGLAGEGTADVLSVKPKDADFADFLMQQPGYLRGFPSKKWNWMSMLLDGTVPYEEVCRWLDESFQITRSKTSNKKTPLLKRKHSPKRNE; encoded by the coding sequence ATGGGCAAAAAGGCAATGCGGGAAAAATTGGAAGCTTATGCTAAGCAAAGGTATCAGGTGGAGGCCGAGGAGCTTCCTTTTCGTCGAGAAGATTATGCTGTTTTACGTCACACGGATACTGGTAAATGGTTTGCGGTATTCATTGCAAAGGAATACAGTGCCTTTGGCCTAGCTGGAGAAGGGACTGCAGACGTTCTTTCGGTAAAACCGAAAGATGCCGATTTTGCGGATTTTTTAATGCAGCAGCCGGGCTATCTGCGAGGATTTCCAAGCAAAAAATGGAACTGGATGTCAATGCTGCTGGACGGTACGGTTCCTTATGAGGAAGTATGCCGGTGGCTTGATGAGAGTTTTCAAATAACCCGCTCAAAAACAAGCAATAAGAAAACCCCCTTACTAAAAAGAAAGCATTCACCAAAACGTAATGAGTAA
- a CDS encoding alpha/beta hydrolase produces the protein MREEDLTIFEYRKGKEIKYVDMIKQERLTGKSEKVSYFTKEAGYVDGYIYRPTNYNGTDNLPMIFNFHGGGMVLAYCEQDGKYCQYLADEVGAAVINVDYPVAPEYKYPLPITSSFSFLKQVVADSSKYQLSNKNVSVMGHSAGGYMSAALAILASSDESIDFKCMIVDYAVLRQDKNPEFRKAIDPNKAIPVSRMQQYYHWYFDKDANPAEWLASPCNAPGELFPPTFVLIAEYDALADEEEEFYNNLQKAGVQVQKKVYTDCRHGFTHDCFNEFNQQQSEAAWRDMARFLKRII, from the coding sequence ATGCGAGAGGAAGATCTTACAATTTTTGAATATCGAAAAGGTAAAGAAATCAAATATGTAGATATGATAAAACAGGAAAGATTGACCGGCAAATCTGAGAAAGTTTCTTATTTTACCAAGGAAGCTGGATATGTTGATGGATATATTTATAGACCGACTAATTATAACGGTACTGATAATCTTCCAATGATATTTAATTTCCATGGCGGCGGGATGGTACTAGCATATTGTGAGCAGGATGGGAAATACTGCCAGTATCTAGCTGATGAAGTTGGAGCTGCAGTCATAAATGTTGATTATCCTGTTGCGCCAGAATATAAGTACCCCCTACCGATTACCTCTAGTTTTAGCTTCTTAAAGCAGGTGGTGGCTGACTCATCTAAATATCAATTGAGTAATAAAAATGTGTCAGTAATGGGACATAGTGCGGGCGGTTATATGTCTGCAGCACTAGCAATACTAGCATCTAGTGATGAATCAATTGATTTTAAATGTATGATTGTTGACTATGCTGTGTTACGTCAGGATAAGAACCCTGAGTTTCGCAAGGCAATTGACCCAAACAAAGCTATACCTGTATCACGTATGCAGCAATACTATCATTGGTATTTTGATAAAGATGCTAATCCAGCAGAGTGGCTGGCTAGTCCTTGCAACGCACCAGGTGAATTGTTTCCGCCTACATTTGTTCTCATTGCAGAATACGATGCGCTAGCTGATGAAGAAGAAGAATTTTACAATAATCTTCAGAAAGCCGGGGTACAGGTTCAGAAAAAAGTTTATACAGATTGTAGGCATGGTTTTACACATGACTGTTTTAATGAATTTAATCAACAACAATCTGAAGCGGCGTGGAGAGATATGGCTCGCTTTTTAAAAAGGATTATTTGA
- a CDS encoding alpha/beta hydrolase, translated as MIHDKVYLNESKTAYIEVYSLDSDISYNVHKKRPAMIICPGGAYLISAIKEGEAVASQFLSQGYSCFVLRYSTFLKDRESLISDCPHIDENAYYPKQIVQLLETVHLIRENAEVWNIDINAIFATGFSAGGHIVGTVATRWNDSYFTEKLSFTPNGDELKLTGCILGYPMLEGPLLEHPKIELRKQSELMELCLYGHTEPTTSEKKELELIRYISKDTSPIFAWHTTGDEVTSARMTTDFISEVHRCGVEAEYHLFSGGQHGLSTSNKLYAKNNSEINSRIALWLPLVYNWLDYIRKELK; from the coding sequence ATGATTCATGATAAGGTATATTTAAACGAAAGTAAGACAGCATATATTGAAGTTTACTCACTTGATTCAGATATTTCATATAATGTTCACAAAAAGCGTCCAGCTATGATTATTTGTCCAGGAGGAGCATATCTTATCTCAGCAATTAAGGAAGGAGAGGCCGTCGCCTCTCAATTTCTTTCACAGGGTTACTCATGCTTTGTGCTGAGATATTCTACTTTTCTAAAAGATAGAGAAAGCTTGATAAGCGATTGTCCCCACATTGATGAGAATGCCTATTATCCAAAGCAAATCGTGCAGTTGCTGGAAACAGTACATCTTATTCGAGAAAATGCTGAGGTGTGGAATATAGATATTAATGCCATTTTTGCAACAGGTTTTTCTGCAGGAGGGCATATTGTCGGTACTGTTGCGACGAGGTGGAATGATTCTTATTTTACTGAGAAATTGTCGTTTACACCAAATGGCGATGAATTAAAATTAACAGGTTGTATTTTAGGCTATCCAATGTTAGAAGGACCCTTATTAGAACACCCGAAAATTGAACTTCGAAAACAGTCAGAATTGATGGAATTATGTCTATACGGGCATACAGAGCCTACGACTAGTGAAAAGAAAGAACTCGAGCTTATTCGATATATTTCTAAAGATACCTCTCCAATTTTTGCTTGGCATACTACTGGGGATGAGGTAACATCTGCAAGAATGACGACAGATTTTATTTCAGAAGTGCATAGATGTGGTGTTGAAGCTGAGTATCATCTTTTTAGTGGCGGTCAGCACGGATTATCTACCAGTAATAAACTGTATGCTAAAAATAACTCAGAGATTAATAGCCGAATTGCTTTATGGCTTCCATTAGTTTATAATTGGCTCGATTATATTAGAAAGGAACTAAAATAA
- a CDS encoding PTS transporter subunit EIIC, which yields MADKNYNALAKQVIEAVGGENNIKQVLHCATRLRFNFFDTHIDVEKVKAIPGVLGAMKVGEQFQVIIGTDVEKVFAEISKELNLGNQKKEDYYVDENLDRKITLKSIGSGILDAISGTMGPVIPAIVACAFFKMVAAILGPDMLKVLAADSHIYTLLTFVGDAGFYFFPVIVGYTAAKKFNVTPVLGILMGAVLIHPTLIGIVTEGKPFDVFGIPMYLSNYSSSILPAILSVWAMSYVERFFNTHIPQSIRSVFAPAFTLLVMVPLSLCLLAPAGAFIGNYVVNGLLALDGYISFLGIAIIAALYPILVMTGMHMVLIVTLFQIFATQGWDGFSAPALCYASFSVMGVGIGAFFRLKDKDEKSLAAGYALTALIAGTSEPTIYGICTKYKKPFYGLMAGGFVGGLYGGLTNVVSATLVPSSSVTALFAFLGRSTTNIVNGTIASVIALIVAALVTYLFGFDKDEPAVRG from the coding sequence ATGGCTGATAAAAATTATAATGCTTTAGCTAAACAAGTTATTGAAGCAGTTGGAGGGGAAAATAATATTAAGCAAGTTTTACACTGTGCGACACGCCTTAGATTTAATTTTTTTGATACTCATATTGATGTTGAAAAAGTAAAGGCTATACCTGGTGTTCTTGGAGCAATGAAGGTTGGAGAGCAATTTCAAGTCATCATAGGTACAGATGTTGAAAAAGTTTTTGCTGAAATTTCTAAAGAATTGAATTTGGGAAATCAAAAGAAAGAGGACTACTATGTAGATGAGAACTTAGATAGAAAAATCACTTTAAAATCTATCGGCAGTGGCATTTTAGATGCAATATCAGGGACAATGGGCCCAGTCATTCCAGCGATTGTAGCTTGTGCTTTTTTCAAGATGGTCGCAGCTATTTTGGGGCCGGATATGCTGAAGGTTTTAGCAGCTGATAGTCATATCTATACCCTTCTCACTTTTGTAGGTGATGCCGGTTTTTATTTCTTTCCTGTAATTGTTGGTTACACAGCAGCCAAAAAATTTAATGTCACGCCTGTTCTTGGTATTTTGATGGGGGCAGTGCTTATTCATCCAACTTTAATTGGTATTGTTACTGAAGGTAAGCCATTTGATGTTTTTGGAATACCAATGTATCTATCTAACTATTCAAGTTCTATTCTTCCAGCTATTCTTTCAGTTTGGGCAATGAGCTATGTGGAACGCTTCTTTAACACTCATATTCCTCAATCGATCCGAAGCGTGTTTGCACCAGCGTTTACGTTACTCGTCATGGTTCCTCTGTCTTTATGTTTGCTTGCTCCTGCAGGTGCCTTCATTGGTAATTATGTCGTAAACGGGCTATTAGCACTCGATGGCTACATTAGCTTCCTTGGCATTGCTATAATTGCAGCATTGTACCCCATTTTAGTTATGACGGGGATGCATATGGTATTGATTGTGACACTCTTCCAGATTTTTGCAACTCAAGGTTGGGATGGATTTTCTGCACCAGCATTGTGCTATGCAAGCTTCTCTGTAATGGGTGTTGGTATAGGTGCATTCTTCCGTTTGAAAGATAAAGATGAAAAATCATTAGCCGCAGGTTACGCTTTAACTGCATTAATAGCTGGCACATCCGAACCAACTATTTATGGTATTTGTACAAAATATAAAAAACCATTTTACGGTTTAATGGCTGGTGGTTTTGTTGGAGGACTGTATGGGGGTCTTACGAATGTCGTATCAGCGACACTGGTTCCTTCTTCAAGTGTTACGGCACTATTTGCTTTCCTTGGGCGCTCAACAACTAATATCGTTAATGGTACAATTGCATCTGTCATTGCACTTATTGTCGCGGCCCTTGTAACCTATTTATTTGGCTTTGATAAGGATGAGCCAGCTGTAAGAGGTTAA
- a CDS encoding substrate-binding domain-containing protein has product MATIQDIADEVGISKAAVSRILNKKGSFSKETIQKVHQTAKNLGYTLPADLQAFEELDFKIIAAVLPLSNIAYYSILASYLEAAAYSYGYSLMICSSLFDSEKEEVLLDHLKARKINGIIYGSFTSDVVIDASLPVVTIGYQLNKKIPVVRSDNYMAGVLAAKHLFSKGCRNLLYISGYQVGKNKDERYKGFEETAKELGVGVAEYFTGFSERKKNIPSVISQMFIENPDADGLFAESYSLATKCLQVASDLGIDVPSKIKIIGYGNDNLSEYTCPKLSFIKENTEQIAQIAVAQLVEIIEGGQKTSESESIVPVSIEQNRTT; this is encoded by the coding sequence ATGGCAACCATTCAGGATATCGCAGATGAAGTGGGGATTTCAAAAGCAGCAGTCTCGAGGATTTTAAATAAAAAAGGTTCTTTTTCTAAAGAGACCATCCAAAAGGTACATCAAACAGCAAAAAATCTAGGCTATACACTTCCTGCCGATTTACAGGCGTTTGAAGAGTTAGATTTTAAGATTATTGCTGCAGTGCTCCCTCTTTCTAATATTGCCTATTACAGTATATTGGCATCGTATCTTGAAGCTGCAGCCTATAGTTACGGTTATAGTTTGATGATCTGCAGTTCGCTGTTTGATAGTGAAAAAGAAGAAGTTTTATTAGATCATTTGAAAGCTAGAAAAATAAATGGGATTATTTATGGCAGTTTCACCAGTGATGTCGTTATAGATGCTTCACTTCCAGTGGTTACAATTGGCTATCAATTAAATAAAAAAATTCCAGTCGTGAGATCTGATAACTACATGGCCGGTGTTCTCGCAGCTAAGCATTTATTTAGTAAAGGGTGCAGAAACTTATTATATATTTCTGGATATCAAGTAGGTAAGAACAAAGACGAACGTTACAAAGGGTTTGAGGAGACCGCAAAGGAACTTGGCGTAGGGGTAGCTGAGTACTTTACTGGTTTCAGTGAAAGGAAAAAGAATATACCCAGTGTGATATCACAAATGTTTATTGAAAATCCAGATGCAGATGGCTTATTTGCTGAATCTTATTCTTTAGCAACGAAATGTTTACAAGTCGCATCTGATTTAGGCATTGATGTGCCTTCGAAGATAAAGATTATTGGCTATGGTAATGATAATTTAAGTGAATATACCTGCCCAAAACTCTCTTTCATTAAAGAAAATACTGAGCAAATTGCACAAATAGCCGTTGCTCAATTAGTTGAAATAATTGAAGGCGGGCAAAAGACCTCTGAAAGCGAGAGTATTGTACCTGTATCGATAGAGCAAAATAGAACAACTTAG
- the rlmD gene encoding 23S rRNA (uracil(1939)-C(5))-methyltransferase RlmD, which produces MLKKNDIVETEIVDLSHDGQGIAKIDGFVFFVDNALPGEKIRMRVLKVKKTIGFGKVEEYLSRSPFRNEDLNADYLRTGIADLGHLSYSEQLKFKRKQVIDTLYKTAGISKAEVAETLGMENPYAYRNKAQVPVRRVNGQLETGFFRKHSHDLLPISDYYIQNKEIDRLINFTRDLLRRFDLSPYDEKAQTGLVRNLVVRRGHHTGEMMLVLVTTRPKIFRIDQVIANITAAFPAVKSIIQNINDKNTNAIFGRDFRTLYGKDTIADTVLGHQYDISAPSFYQVNTAMAEKLYQTAIDFSELSADDIVIDAYSGIGTLGLSFAKKVKAVYGVEVIEEAVADAKRNAALNGITNAHYVTASAEQAMAKWNREGIKPSVILVDPPRKGLTESFIKASVAMAPDKVTYISCNPATMARDIKLYEALGYKLQKVQPVDLFPMTHHVECVALLVKA; this is translated from the coding sequence ATGCTAAAAAAGAATGATATTGTAGAAACTGAGATTGTTGACTTAAGCCATGACGGACAGGGGATTGCCAAAATAGACGGTTTCGTCTTTTTTGTTGACAATGCTTTGCCCGGAGAGAAGATTCGCATGCGGGTGCTCAAGGTTAAAAAAACAATTGGATTTGGAAAAGTTGAGGAATACTTGAGCCGGTCGCCCTTCCGCAATGAAGATTTGAATGCAGACTATCTGCGCACAGGAATTGCAGATTTGGGGCATTTGTCTTACTCAGAACAGTTAAAATTCAAACGCAAACAGGTGATTGACACTCTTTATAAAACGGCAGGTATTTCAAAAGCCGAAGTTGCAGAGACGCTTGGGATGGAAAATCCATATGCCTACCGTAATAAAGCTCAGGTGCCGGTCCGCCGTGTCAACGGTCAGCTGGAAACAGGTTTTTTCCGCAAACACTCCCATGATTTGCTACCGATTTCGGATTATTACATTCAAAATAAAGAAATTGACCGTTTGATTAATTTTACACGTGATTTGCTGCGCCGTTTTGACCTATCCCCCTACGATGAAAAAGCACAAACAGGCCTTGTCCGTAATCTTGTTGTCCGCCGCGGTCATCACACAGGTGAGATGATGCTGGTACTGGTAACGACGCGGCCGAAAATTTTCCGTATTGACCAAGTGATTGCAAACATCACCGCTGCCTTTCCTGCTGTCAAGTCAATTATTCAAAACATTAATGATAAAAACACCAATGCCATTTTTGGCAGGGATTTTAGGACGCTTTACGGCAAAGATACGATTGCTGATACCGTGCTTGGCCATCAATACGATATTTCAGCGCCTTCATTCTATCAGGTCAATACGGCTATGGCTGAAAAACTCTATCAAACGGCCATTGATTTTTCAGAACTAAGCGCGGATGATATTGTCATTGATGCTTATTCTGGCATTGGCACACTCGGTTTATCATTTGCTAAAAAAGTTAAGGCTGTTTATGGTGTCGAAGTCATTGAAGAAGCGGTTGCAGATGCTAAGCGCAACGCTGCTCTAAACGGCATTACCAACGCGCATTATGTGACTGCTTCAGCCGAACAGGCTATGGCCAAATGGAACAGAGAGGGGATTAAACCAAGCGTCATTCTTGTCGATCCGCCGCGCAAAGGGCTGACCGAAAGCTTCATCAAAGCCAGTGTTGCCATGGCACCTGACAAAGTGACCTATATCTCCTGCAATCCGGCCACCATGGCGCGTGACATCAAGCTCTACGAAGCACTTGGCTATAAGTTGCAGAAAGTTCAGCCAGTGGACTTGTTCCCAATGACACATCATGTGGAGTGCGTCGCTCTGCTCGTGAAAGCCTAG
- a CDS encoding LCP family protein — translation MTRNNRSGLSHHEELRYDYLLKNLQYLNDREKNEFNYLQQKKDQAQYQQSAYYDSYSSLSAYDGSEHQRDFYAEDYGEADDDYTLQGLPKYPEESSRRARRSASAAQQGDLPVYPDTAGYSPRKPKKRKKKGRLKRILLAAALVLLAVFAGMLFMFIKGMNDISSGKSDYTAAVTETFNGVDTEDGTNILVLGSDQRVTQGSDEARTDTIMVVNVGNSDNKVKMVSFMRDTLVNIEGYSYDDYSYDLKLNSAFNFGEQDNNQGAEYMRRVLKNNFDIDIKYYVMVDFETFAEAIDTLFPKGVKIDAQFGTVDGEEVSSVEVPDDLNMENGVVPNQTIEEGVQRMDGRTLLNYARFRKDDDGDYGRTVRQQQVISAIISQIKDPTKLFTGSAAIGKIYALTSTNISYTFLLTNGLSMLSDAQNGIEQATVPSEGGWIDDFDMYGGQALYVDFESYKQELSDLGLR, via the coding sequence ATGACAAGAAATAATAGAAGCGGCTTAAGCCACCACGAAGAACTGCGGTACGATTATCTCTTAAAAAATCTGCAGTACTTAAATGACAGAGAAAAAAATGAGTTTAATTACCTGCAGCAAAAGAAAGATCAGGCTCAGTACCAGCAGTCTGCCTATTACGACAGTTACAGTTCTCTTTCTGCTTATGATGGCTCAGAACATCAGCGGGATTTTTATGCTGAAGACTACGGGGAAGCAGATGATGATTATACCCTGCAGGGGCTGCCTAAGTATCCTGAAGAGTCTTCCCGCAGGGCGAGGCGGTCGGCCTCCGCTGCTCAGCAGGGGGACCTGCCTGTTTATCCTGATACAGCAGGTTACAGTCCCAGAAAACCTAAAAAACGTAAAAAAAAGGGACGGCTGAAAAGAATTCTTCTGGCAGCCGCTCTTGTCCTTCTGGCAGTATTTGCCGGTATGCTCTTTATGTTTATCAAGGGGATGAATGACATCTCTTCCGGCAAATCAGACTATACTGCTGCGGTTACTGAAACGTTCAATGGCGTGGATACGGAGGATGGCACTAATATCCTTGTTTTAGGTTCTGATCAGCGTGTGACGCAAGGTTCGGATGAGGCCAGAACAGATACAATCATGGTTGTCAATGTCGGCAATAGCGACAATAAAGTTAAAATGGTCAGCTTTATGCGCGACACACTGGTTAATATCGAAGGTTACAGTTATGATGACTACTCCTATGATTTGAAGCTCAATTCAGCCTTTAATTTCGGTGAACAGGATAATAATCAAGGGGCAGAATATATGCGGCGGGTTCTGAAAAACAACTTTGATATTGATATCAAATACTATGTCATGGTTGATTTTGAGACTTTTGCTGAAGCTATTGATACTCTGTTTCCAAAAGGAGTCAAGATTGATGCACAGTTTGGTACGGTTGATGGGGAAGAGGTATCTTCTGTTGAAGTTCCAGATGATCTCAATATGGAAAATGGTGTCGTACCCAACCAAACGATCGAAGAAGGCGTCCAGCGTATGGATGGGCGGACTTTGCTCAATTATGCCCGGTTCCGGAAAGACGATGACGGCGATTACGGCCGTACGGTCCGTCAGCAGCAGGTTATCAGTGCTATTATCTCGCAAATCAAAGATCCGACCAAGCTCTTCACCGGCTCTGCAGCGATTGGCAAAATTTATGCTCTGACATCGACCAATATTTCTTACACCTTTTTATTGACAAACGGCCTGTCCATGTTAAGCGATGCGCAAAATGGTATTGAGCAAGCTACAGTTCCGTCAGAAGGCGGCTGGATTGATGATTTTGATATGTACGGCGGCCAAGCGCTCTATGTTGATTTCGAAAGCTACAAGCAGGAGCTGTCTGATTTAGGCCTGCGTTAA
- the pheA gene encoding prephenate dehydratase encodes MHVGYLGPKGSFTHNIALKAFPAEELIPLGTITEVIKAYEEGAVAYAIVPVENAIEGPVLETSDYLFHQAHIETVAEIIQPIKQQLLATAKGKTIEKIFSHPQAIAQGKKYVLENYPDVIIEAMASTAYAARYVAEHPEANYAAIAPQAAADEYKLEIIAQDIHEIDNNYTRFWVLGPKAVTIDLKETDKKISLAFTLPDNLPGALYKALSVFAWRGIDLTKIESRPLKTVLGEYFFIIDFANHNEDLVHFALAELTAIGIHYKILGKYTVYQLG; translated from the coding sequence ATGCATGTAGGTTATTTGGGCCCCAAAGGGTCTTTTACTCATAATATCGCCCTTAAGGCTTTTCCGGCCGAAGAACTTATCCCTTTAGGAACTATTACAGAGGTGATTAAAGCCTATGAAGAGGGGGCGGTCGCTTATGCTATTGTGCCGGTAGAAAATGCGATTGAAGGGCCGGTGCTGGAAACGTCTGACTATCTTTTTCACCAGGCGCATATCGAGACAGTGGCTGAAATTATTCAGCCTATTAAACAGCAGCTGCTGGCGACAGCAAAAGGGAAGACGATTGAAAAGATTTTTTCTCACCCCCAGGCGATTGCTCAGGGGAAAAAGTATGTGCTGGAAAACTATCCTGATGTCATTATTGAAGCGATGGCCAGTACAGCTTATGCCGCTCGCTATGTCGCTGAACATCCTGAAGCGAACTATGCTGCTATTGCACCGCAGGCTGCTGCTGATGAATATAAGCTTGAAATTATCGCTCAGGATATTCATGAAATTGACAATAATTATACGCGTTTTTGGGTTCTTGGTCCTAAAGCAGTAACCATTGACTTAAAGGAAACAGATAAAAAAATTTCCTTAGCATTTACGCTTCCCGACAATCTTCCGGGAGCTCTTTATAAAGCCTTATCAGTCTTTGCCTGGCGCGGCATCGATCTGACGAAAATTGAAAGCCGTCCCCTAAAAACGGTTTTAGGCGAGTATTTCTTTATCATCGATTTTGCTAATCATAATGAAGACTTGGTGCATTTCGCCTTAGCAGAATTGACTGCTATCGGCATTCACTATAAAATTTTAGGAAAATATACGGTTTATCAGTTAGGATAG